The following DNA comes from Halorhabdus tiamatea SARL4B.
GGTACTGCCCGGCGTAGGCGAAGTAGGTGTCGCCGTTCGGGTCGACGATCCGCCCCTGCCAGTACTCGCTGTCCTCGCCGACGTCCTCGGTCTCGGTCAGGGTGCCGACGACGAAGACGCGATTGGCGCGCTCGCCCGTCGGCAAGAGGACGTACACCGGCGCACGGTCGTCGTCGCTCTCCTTGAACGTGTAGGTCGCGTCGTTGAACTCGCCCGCGAACACGCGATGGGCGACCTCTCGAGTCGGTGTGGCTGCCATTATATCGACCTCGCTTTGATCAGCGTCGCTTCAGGATCGACCGCCTCGGTCAGCGTCTCGACCTCGTCGGCCAGCAGGTACCGCCCGAAGGTCGGCCCCTCGACGCGGTAGTACCGCCCCATGATCGTCCCCTGCATCTCCTCGACGACGACGCTCGTATCCAGGGCGTCCATCGCCATGTCCTTGGCCTCCTCTAGAGCGATGCCAGTCAGTTCCTCGGTGGCTTCCTGATCGAAGATGACCTCGGTGACCTCCTCACCATCGTCGAGCACGCCCTTGATCCGGAGGTCGAACTCGCCCTCGACTTCGCCGTGTTCGGAACACCGGCCGTTCTGGAGGACGCGCGTACAGTCCTCCTCGGGACAGCGCTTGATGAGTCCGCTGCCGCTCTGGATGTCGACCAACGCGCCCTCGACCTCGAGGGCGTCGTCGCCGACCTCGATCTCCTCGTCAGTCTCCTCGATGACGGTCGTCCGGTTGAGTTTCACCGAGAACCGGCCCTGGTACTCGTCGGTGACGATATTCCGGAGATGGTAGGTCCCGCCCTCCGCGAGTTCGGGGAGATCGGATTTGGACCACTTGGTGAACTTGATCGTCCCGGTCTCGTCGCCCAGCAGGCCGACCTGGGCGACGGCGTCGCTCCGGGGCTCCCACAACTCGACGACCTTCGCCGTCATGTCGACCCACTCCTCGGGCGCGTCGACATCGGCGGCCTGGACGGTCTCGTTGCCGCCGCTCCCGCCGCCGATGTCCTCGCGATCCAGCCCCGCCTCGTCGAGGTAGGAGTTGGTGACGCTTCGACGGGCCTCACTGATCGGAACCTGGTACTCGTTGACCAGCGTGTCGAGGCGTTCCTCGACCGCCTCGACGGTCAGGTCTAGCTGGTCTGTGAACTGCTCGTGTATCTCTTCCGCGTGGGTATGCAAATCCGTCATAGCTGTGCTGTCTCCGCGTGTTTTCGATGGGAGACACCCGACAGTTGGTCGCCCTCCTATATAAAGTCGCGGCGACCGTGGCGGAAGTGAAACCTCCCGCAGCGAGGCGGACAGCGTTCGGTGCACGGCGAGAAGATTCATAGGCGGGGCGTCCACAGCCCAACCATGGCCGAGGACGGGCAGCGACTCCCGCGATTCCTGCGATCGAGCCTCGCGTCGGCCGGCCGGCAACTGGCCGAGGCCAGGCGCGCCTACGAGAACGCAAAGCAGACGGCCCGGACGGATCTCCCGCTCTCCGAGGACGGTCGCGCGCGGATCGTCTGCCGGCGACACGCCGAGCGGCGGGCCG
Coding sequences within:
- a CDS encoding replication protein A (Replication protein A protects and stabilize the intermediate ssDNA that is generated by the unwinding action of a DNA helicase at the replication fork. In addition, SSBs prevent the formation of secondary structures by single-stranded template DNA.), yielding MTDLHTHAEEIHEQFTDQLDLTVEAVEERLDTLVNEYQVPISEARRSVTNSYLDEAGLDREDIGGGSGGNETVQAADVDAPEEWVDMTAKVVELWEPRSDAVAQVGLLGDETGTIKFTKWSKSDLPELAEGGTYHLRNIVTDEYQGRFSVKLNRTTVIEETDEEIEVGDDALEVEGALVDIQSGSGLIKRCPEEDCTRVLQNGRCSEHGEVEGEFDLRIKGVLDDGEEVTEVIFDQEATEELTGIALEEAKDMAMDALDTSVVVEEMQGTIMGRYYRVEGPTFGRYLLADEVETLTEAVDPEATLIKARSI
- a CDS encoding DUF7091 family protein, with the translated sequence MAEDGQRLPRFLRSSLASAGRQLAEARRAYENAKQTARTDLPLSEDGRARIVCRRHAERRAVQVHEDGRPECFDAEHPDCQGCAEDVRAGTIETWEPNDSR